The Primulina eburnea isolate SZY01 chromosome 8, ASM2296580v1, whole genome shotgun sequence genome contains a region encoding:
- the LOC140839242 gene encoding zeatin O-glucosyltransferase-like yields MVVDHNEKEKELYDGYFDRVFILDDASKMQEANDDVNDDIVARATVEVTPTDTLSHYVEHEPIEDEQNMLLVGDNGYLKFGVYVFPKQRSLPDSPFECVNPGSITHLVVDDSNRFRYMFLAYGACVSGYKFMRKVVAVDGTFPKGKYNGVLLVATAQDGEFHQFPISWGVVDSETVESWTWFMLRLQEVVPDDEELVIISGRHQGHLNQLLQLSRLIAACNIHVYYVSTATHNRQAKLRVHGWDPLSDSNVHFWDLPTPEFASPTLNPNAANKFPSHLQPLFNSLSQLRQPFAGLIRELSHIVALRIVIIHDSIMSSVVQDFLSIPKAESYVFRSVSAFAIFCYFMEEAEKTFTQLDEKLQELQIPSLEDCFAEEFMELVAREHKFIALSSGSLYNSSRELEGKFMGFIEKMSEKKNKKHWALGPFNPLILTRKNEDGSRHESLEWLEKQPPKSVVFVSFGTTTSLEDEQIKNLASGLEQSEVKFIWVFRDADKGDNSLAGGRDRRAKLPERFEERVKERGIVLRDWAPQLEILNHSATGGFLSHCGWNSCMESISMGVPLAAWPMHSDQPRNTVLITKVLKIGVIVKDWARRREVVEAETISMALRRLMISKEGEEMRRRAAELSRTVRRSMEEGGVTRLEFDSFMAHVRRVRDG; encoded by the exons ATGGTAGTTGATCATAATGAGAAAGAGAAAGAGCTGTATGATGGATATTTTGATCGGGTTTTTATCCTAGACGATGCCTCTAAAATGCAAGAAGCAAATGATGATGTCAATGACGACATTGTTGCAAGAGCTACTGTTGAAGTCACTCCGACAGATACTCTAAGTCATTATGTTGAACATGAGCCTATTGAGGATGAACAAAATATGTTACTTGTTGGTGACAATGGATACTTGAAAT TTGGAGTGTACGTGTTTCCAAAACAAAGAAGTCTACCCGATTCTCCATTCGAATGT GTAAATCCAGGTAGTATCACACATCTCGTTGTTGATGATAGCAATAGGtttagatacatgtttttagCATATGGTGCTTGTGTAAGTGGATATAAATTCATGCGAAAAGTAGTTGCAGTTGATGGCACTTTTCCAAAGGGCAAGTACAATGGTGTTTTGCTTGTTGCTACAGCACAAGATGGTGAATTTCACCAATTTCCTATTTCATGGGGTGTTGTCGACTCCGAGACCGTGGAATCATGGACATGGTTTATGTTGAGGTTGCAAGAAGTGGTACCAGATGATGAAGAACTAGTAATAATTTCAGGCAGACACCAAG GTCACCTCAACCAGCTCCTCCAGCTCAGCCGCCTCATCGCCGCTTGCAATATACATGTTTACTATGTCAGCACCGCCACCCACAACCGCCAGGCAAAGCTCCGGGTCCACGGCTGGGACCCACTCTCCGACTCCAACGTCCATTTCTGGGATCTCCCAACTCCTGAATTTGCATCCCCGACTCTGAACCCAAACGCCGCCAACAAATTCCCTTCACATCTACAGCCATTGTTCAACTCACTCTCCCAACTCCGGCAGCCATTTGCTGGCCTCATTCGGGAACTTTCACACATTGTAGCGCTCAGAATTGTGATAATTCATGATTCCATTATGTCTTCTGTTGTTCAAGATTTTCTTTCAATACCAAAGGCTGAATCCTACGTTTTCCGTAGTGTTTCAGCTTTCGCCATTTTTTGCTATTTCATGGAAGAAGCGGAGAAAACCTTTACACAACTTGATGAAAAATTGCAGGAATTGCAAATCCCTTCTCTTGAAGATTGCTTCGCTGAAGAATTCATGGAGTTGGTTGCAAGAGAACATAAATTCATTGCTTTAAGTTCAGGAAGTCTCTACAATTCTAGCAGAGAACTTGAGGGTAAATTCATGGGTTTCATTGAAAAAAtgtctgaaaaaaaaaacaagaaacacTGGGCGCTAGGGCCATTCAACCCGCTCATTTTAACAAGGAAAAATGAAGATGGCTCACGCCATGAATCACTAGAATGGCTTGAGAAACAACCGCCTAAATCAGTGGTTTTTGTTTCCTTTGGAACGACGACTTCATTGGAGGACGAACAAATCAAGAATTTGGCATCAGGGCTGGAACAAAGTGAGGTGAAATTCATCTGGGTTTTCAGAGACGCAGATAAAGGAGACAATTCTCTTGCAGGTGGTCGAGATAGAAGAGCTAAATTACCAGAAAGGTTTGAAGAAAGAGTTAAAGAAAGGGGGATCGTTTTGAGAGACTGGGCACCGCAATTGGAAATCTTGAACCATTCTGCAACTGGTGGTTTTCTGAGTCACTGCGGATGGAATTCATGCATGGAGAGTATTTCAATGGGGGTACCGCTTGCTGCGTGGCCGATGCACTCGGACCAGCCAAGAAACACCGTTTTGATCACCAAAGTGCTGAAAATTGGCGTAATTGTGAAGGATTGGGCTCGGCGGCGTGAGGTTGTGGAGGCAGAGACAATTTCCATGGCTTTGAGAAGGCTAATGATTTCGAAGGAAGGGGAGGAGATGAGGCGGAGGGCGGCAGAGTTGAGTAGAACTGTCAGGAGATCGATGGAGGAAGGTGGCGTCACACGACTTGAGTTTGATTCTTTCATGGCTCATGTTAGGAGGGTGAGAGATGGATAG